ATCAAGCCCTCTGTGACTGGGCCCTTGTTCATCTTTCCAGCATCAGCGCTGTTACTTCCATTCTAGCCTTTACTCCATCATTATAAAACTGCTTTTAGTTTCCAAATTTGCTGTCTTACCTCCTGGCTGATTTCTATACCTAGAAAGTCCTTCTCTCCTTGCTTCACCAGACTAAGTCCTGCTCATTCTTCAGTGCTCAGTGTGATGTCACGTCCTGTGGGAAGCCACGCCTCCTGCCTAAGCCTGGCTTAGGTGCTTATCTTCATATTAACACCACTATCTGCTTAGTATCCCAGACAGCACTCCTCAGGAGGTTGAAATTGTCTGCTTATGTTGCCTGTCTCCCCCACCCCAAACTGTAAATTCCTTGAGATCAGGGACTCTGACTTATTCATTGCACCTAGCACCATAGCTGAGTGAAGAAGATCATCTTAAATTCAGATGTGAATTTTGACTTGAAGGCAAGGGTAGGACAGAATAGAGGAATGGAGTTGGAAGTTGGAAGACAGCatgggtgtttcttttttttctttttttctttttgtggagacagggtcttactttatcacccaggctgaagtgcagtggcacttttcttggctcactgcaaccacgacctgggctcaagtgatcctcctacctcagcctcccaagtagctgggaccacaggctcatgccaccatgcccggctaatattttaatttttgtagaaatgggggtctctctgtgttgctgaggctggtctcgaactcctggcctcaaaacatcctcccaccttggccacccaaagtgctgggattacaggcatgagtctccACACCTGGTCAGGAAATAGACATTTTCAAGCAGAGGCAGGGATGGTGATGGCATAATCTGATTTACTAAGGGTATTGAATAGATTTGGGCAGGTGGCAGAGCAGGCCAGGGGAAGGAAACCATTGATAATGTAGATAATGTGACCCAGGCAAGATATGATGCTGGCCTGGACTAAGATGTTGGTAATGGGGATGGAGAGAACCAGACAGACTTGAAAGAGAGTTAAGAAGTAGACTTcataccaggcacagtggctcatgcctgtaatcccagcattttgggaggctgaggtgggaggatcacttgcccccaggagtttgagaccagcctaagcaacatagggaggccttatcgctacaaaaaatggaaaaatttgctATGAGTGGTGGCAAgtttctgtggtcccagctactcaagaggctgaggtgggaggatcacttgaacccaggaggtcaaggttgcagtgagctatgatcgtgccactgcactccagcctgggtggcagagtgagaccgtctcaaaaaaaaaaaaaaaaaagcctaacatgatgtcttgtgcctgtaatcctagcattactttgggcagctgaggcaggaggatcatttgaacccaggagttcaataccagcctgggcgacatagcaagaccccatctcatgaagcaaatttaaaaattattttttgggctgggcgaggtggctcactcctgtaatcccagcattttgggaggccgaggtgagcagatcatgaggtcaggagatggagaccatcctggctaacacggcaaaaccccgtctctactaaaaatacaaaaaaattagccgggtgtggtggcaggcgcctgtagtcccagctacttgggaggctgaggcaggagaatgacatgaacccaggaggcagagcttgcagtgagccgagattgcgccactgcactccagcctgggtgacagagcaagactccatctcaaaaaaaaaaaaaaaattatttttggccgggtgcagtggctcacgcctgtaatcccagcactttgggaggccgaggtgggtgaatcacctgaggtcaggggttcgagaccagcctgaccaacatggtgaaaccctgtctctactaaaaaaactttacaaaattagctgggcatggtggtgcacacctgtaatctcaagtatttgggaggctgaggcaggagaattgcttgaacccgggagatggagtttgcagtgagcagagactgagccactgcactccagcctgggcaacaagagcaaaactccatctcaataaataaataaataaataaataaataaataaataaatgtgtgtgtgggtatatatatatatatatatatatatatttttttttttttttgagatggagtctcgctctgttgcccaggctggagtgcagtggcgcggtctcggcttgctgcaacctctgcctcctgggttcaagtgattcttctgcctcagcctcccaagtagctgagactacaggcgtgtgccactacgcctggctatttttttttttttttgagacagagtctcgctctgtcgcccaggctggagtgcagtggtatgatctcagctcattgcaagctccgcctcctgggttcacaccattcttctgcctcagcctccggagtagctgggactacaggtgcccgccactatgcctggctaattttttgtatttttttttagtagaaacggggtttcaccatgttagccaggatggtctcgatctcctgacctcgtgatccgcccgccttggcctcccaaagtgctgggattacaggcatgagccaccgtgcctggccaccgggcttattattattattattattattattattattattagagacagagtttcgctctgttgcccaggctggagtgcagtggtgcgatctcggctcactacaacctccgcctcccaggttcaagcgattctcctgcctcagcctcccaagtggctgggattacaggcacccgccatcacacccagctaatttttttatttttagtagagacagggtttcaccatgttggccaggctcttcttgaactcctgacctcaagtgatccacccgcctcggcctcccaaagtgctgggattacaggtgtgagccaccacgcccggccatttttttgtatttttagtagagacaaggtttcaccatgttagccaggatggtctcgatctcctgacctcatgatccacctgcctcggcctctcaaagtgctgggattacaggcgtgagccaccgcgcccagcctattaaaattttttaaataacaaaagaagTAGACTTCACAGAATTTGGGGTCAGGTGAAGAAAAGAAGGGTGCATAAGCTGAGGTGAATTCTAACTTGGGCACTAGGTGTCTTAGTGGTGCCTTCTTCTGGGGCAAGGAATCCAGAGGAAGAGCATGATTGCAGAGGGAGGTGAGGAGCTCTGTTTGGGACAGGTTGAGTTTGAGTGGCCTGTGAGGCACCCAGCAGGTGGCTGGGCATTCCAGGCTGCAGGTGAGGAACAAAAGCTGAGAAGGAATGGACAGAGGTAGAAAACCTAGAAGGGTATATTGATGCCAAGAGAGTGACAGCCAGAAAAGAAATGACTCAAGACAAAGGGAGAACACCGCCGAGGCTCCTCCCCTCAGGTACCGCACACACACTTCCACAGACACAAATGCACTGGAGAGTTTTCCCTTGACAGCATTTTATTTGGTTCAAATGTGAAACTCAGACCCACTTCTCATCGTGGCTGGAGTAGATTTGTCCTGAGGGGGGATCATTGGCTTCTTATCGGGACATGAAAAGGGAAGCACATAGGTCACATCAAGTGTCAGGGCAGGGAGAGGCCCAGCGACTGCTGGCCGGGTAGGGCTTGGCCATAAGCCAGGAAAGGGATGCCTGGTACCACCTTTTAGACACATGCAGAGGGAGAGGAGACGTTTCAGGAGTGGTCTTAGGGTTTGGGCTTTGAGCAGGCCTAGGGCAGAGTCAAGGCTCCGGACCAAGGGGTTCAGTAACTGTGGGCAGAAGACTTGTCCAGCTCACTGCGCTGCTCCTTCTGGGACTCTGTCACCACCTGCTGGGGACAGGGCATATGATGGGCACAAGCCATTCAGCGCCACCCTCCATCCTACTCCTTTGGATCATAGAGCCCCACTCCCTGGGGTAACCAGCAGAGGCTCCTGTTTATCTATCCACgttctctgtctccttctctgtctctccccaagAATTACCCACCCTAAGTAAGATTAGCGACAGCCAGGCTGGGGCTCAGAAATAATATGGGAAATGGTGGGGTCCTGGCATTAGGGGACCTGCCTCACCTCCCCATTCCGGGTCTCAATGGTCTTGATCAGAACCGTCTTCCGGCTGTGGCTGTCCTGGGGAGGCTCCACCTCAGGCACTGAAGAAAGCAGGATAAAGGGTTCAAGGGGGAAGGCGTGGGAATCTCTCCTCTTAGGCTCCCACTGCTAtccctgagggcaggggaggggcgggTTTGAGGAGTAGGGGTGGGTACAGGCCAGGACCCAGAAGTTCCGTGGGGAGAAGAGATCCCTGAGGTGAGCCAGAGCAGGAGCCCGAGGAGGGCAGAAGTGGACAAGGAGAGGTACAGGCTGTAAGCCAGACTCACCAGTCGTCTTTATATTTAAGGAGGCAAAAGAATGGACGGGCACGGAGATCCTAGAGGCGAAGCAAGTTGTCAGCGCCCCTGCCCAGGCCCCGCCCTGCCCGGCCCAGTCCCGACCCCGCCCTGCCCCGCCCCAGCAGCTCCACCCTCACCGGCTCTCCTCGCCCTCCAGCAGCTTGCGGTAGGTGGCGATCTCGATGTCCAGGGCCATCTTGACGTTGAGGAGCTCCTGGTACTCCCTCAGGTGCCGCGCCATCTCCTCCTTTAGCTGTCGCAGCTCCTCCTCGAGCCGCGCAGCGCCCGCCTGGTAGCCCCCCGCCTCCAGGGCGAACTGCTCCTCCAGCTCTCTCAACTGCCTGAGCAGCGCCTCGTTCTGGGGTAGGGGAGTGGAAGGGGCCAGTTGCAGAACATTTCATCGTCCGCTCCCCGGGCCCGAGCGCGCAGCTTCGTACTCACCGTGCCGCGCAGCCCGTCCACCTCGCACGTTAGACTCTGGATCTGGCGTCGGGACTCGTTCATCTCCTGCTTGGCCTGGCGCAGGGCCTCGTGGTTCCGGTTGGCAGCGTCGGACAGGTCCGCGTACTGAGAAGTGGGGGTAACCCAGGCTTTAGTCGGCTGGGACGCGCGACACCACCCCAGCGTCCCGCCTCGCAGGCCCTCCCGGCTCTTGCACCTTGGACTTGTACCACTCCTCCGCCTCCTGCAGGTTCTTCGCGGCGATGCTCTCGTACTGCGCGCGGATGTCCCTCAGCGCTGCCGTCAGCTCGGGCTTCACCGTGGCTTCCACCTCCACCTGCTGCACCTGCTGGCTCTCCACACTCACCTGCAGGTCTCGCAGCTCCTACGGCCGGGAGCAGGCAGAGGATGGACAGCGGCGCAAATTCCACGCGGGCCACGCAGTTCGTgcacagaaaagagaagaaacgCTTGAACGAACAGAAGGGGGCGCCAGGGAGGGCAGGGCGTACAGCCCTGCGCCCCCGCGGGCGCGAGACCAGAGGCCAGGTTTCGGAGGTACAGCCCCGCTGCCCGCCGCCAGGTGGCGCAAGGGTGGGAGTCTAACCACCTGTAGACTGGGGTGGAGGGGCTGCGTCTACCCAGCATCGTCCTGATCCCCAGGGCGATGCCTCCGCTCCACCCGCCAGCTCCAGCGAGACCACCCCACAACCTCAGAAGCCGCCCCTGATACCGGGCCCACTTACCTCCTCGTGCAGCTTCTTGAGGAACTCAATCTCATCCATCAGAGACTCAATCTTGCGCTCTAGTTCCAGGCGGGACAGAGTGGCATCGTCCACGTCCTT
The sequence above is a segment of the Pan paniscus chromosome 10, NHGRI_mPanPan1-v2.0_pri, whole genome shotgun sequence genome. Coding sequences within it:
- the PRPH gene encoding peripherin isoform X1 codes for the protein MSHHPSGLRAGFSTTSYRRTFGPPPSLSPGAFSYSSSSRFSSSRLLGSASPSSSVRLGSFRSPRAGAGALLRLPSERLDFSMAEALNQEFLATRSNEKQELQELNDRFANFIEKVRFLEQQNAALRGELSQARGQEPARADQLCQQELRELRRELELLGRERDRVQVERDGLAEDLAALKQRLEEETRKREDAEHNLVLFRKDVDDATLSRLELERKIESLMDEIEFLKKLHEEELRDLQVSVESQQVQQVEVEATVKPELTAALRDIRAQYESIAAKNLQEAEEWYKSKYADLSDAANRNHEALRQAKQEMNESRRQIQSLTCEVDGLRGTNEALLRQLRELEEQFALEAGGYQAGAARLEEELRQLKEEMARHLREYQELLNVKMALDIEIATYRKLLEGEESRISVPVHSFASLNIKTTVPEVEPPQDSHSRKTVLIKTIETRNGEVVTESQKEQRSELDKSSAHSY
- the PRPH gene encoding peripherin isoform X2, which codes for MSHHPSGLRAGFSTTSYRRTFGPPPSLSPGAFSYSSSSRFSSSRLLGSASPSSSVRLGSFRSPRAGAGALLRLPSERLDFSMAEALNQEFLATRSNEKQELQELNDRFANFIEKVRFLEQQNAALRGELSQARGQEPARADQLCQQELRELRRELELLGRERDRVQVERDGLAEDLAALKQRLEEETRKREDAEHNLVLFRKDVDDATLSRLELERKIESLMDEIEFLKKLHEEELRDLQVSVESQQVQQVEVEATVKPELTAALRDIRAQYESIAAKNLQEAEEWYKSKYADLSDAANRNHEALRQAKQEMNESRRQIQSLTCEVDGLRGTNEALLRQLRELEEQFALEAGGYQAGAARLEEELRQLKEEMARHLREYQELLNVKMALDIEIATYRKLLEGEESRISVPVHSFASLNIKTTVPEVEPPQDSHSRKTVLIKTIETRNGEQVVTESQKEQRSELDKSSAHSY